The Pirellulales bacterium genome segment TGTCCGGCGAATCGCTGGAAGAAGTGCTGGCCCAGCATCCCAATGGCTTACCGCTTTCTGAGGCGTTGGCCTGGATTCATGGCATTGCCGCGGGCGTAGCCTATCTGCACGATCACGGTATTGTGCACCGTGACTTAAAGCCCGGCAATATTTTTGTTGACGAGGGAATTGTCAAAATCGGCGACTACGGTTTGTCGAAATTCATGTCGTGCAGCCGGCGCAGCGGGCAAACCGGCAGCGTAGGCACGGTGCATTACATGGCGCCGGAAATCGCCAACGGCCGCTATGGAAAAGAGATCGACATCTACGCTTTGGGCATTATTTTGTACGAAATGCTCACGGGCCATGTGCCGTTTGAGGGCGAAAGCGTCGGCGAAATTTTGATGAAGCATCTAACGGCCGAGCCCGATGTGAGCCGCTTGGACGAGCCGTATCGGACGATCATCTCGCGGACGTTGGCCAAAGATCTGCAGCAGCGATTTAATACAGTAACGGAATTAATCAACATGCTGCCGCCGGTTCCCCCCGGCGCCATTCTCACGGCTGGAGCGCGCTTTGCGGGTCCGACAGTAGCGATAGGAAACCGCTCGGGCGCGAATGTGGTGGTGGGGGCTGGGGGAACAAGTGCGCAGTCTGCTGGTTTTTCCTTAGCGTCAGAAATTACTGCGGCGAAAAATGCCCGGGCTGCGCCGGCCGAGGATGCTAATAAGCCGAAGCCTGCGGTCAGCGACGATCCCATTTATCGTTGGACTCACGATGCGGCTGCCTGGTGGGAACGAAAGAATTTCAAGCCTTGGCAAAAGCTATTAGTTTTGGCGGCGGTGTTGTTTATGGTGTTCAATCTTACCGAAGCATCGGTAATGCTCTTCCATCCGACCGGCGAAAGAATCAATGTCGGCCATCTTGTCATCATTGCACTAGTGTGTTATTGGATTTATCGAAGAGTTCAGGCGAAAAAAGCTGCTGGAAATTCAGTCAATCAATCCGCGCCACCAATCGCCCCGGCGGGTGCCGTTCCCAACCAACCCAGCGCTGCTGCTCCCGCAGGTACCATACAACAACCGCTGCCGGTAAATTATCCGCTGCGCGAAAGTCCCACCCGGCGAAGATGGCGGAAGTTTTCCGATGCGCCGCTCTATCAACCGGGACCGCCGCGCGAGCGCTTCACACAGCTTGTCGGATCGTTACTGCTTTCTGCATTGGTATGCGCCGTCGTGAGTCTGGTAGTAATGATTTTGCGCGGTGAAACGCCCGATCCAGTAGCATACTCGTGGCTGGCATCGTCGGCGGTTTTGGGATCGTGGGCGGTGTTAATTGCCGCCAAATTCTGGGAAGGCACTCGCGGCGATCCAGTGCTGCGCCGCTTCGTCATGCTGATGATCGGGCTGG includes the following:
- a CDS encoding serine/threonine-protein kinase, coding for MNLQATQPHASKPADGSDAPSAPNAATGRFAYASGSRPLPGYTLKRGIGHGGFGEVYYATSDAGKEVALKFIRRNWDIELRGVTQCLNLKHPNLLSLYDVKQDAQGDNWVVMELMSGESLEEVLAQHPNGLPLSEALAWIHGIAAGVAYLHDHGIVHRDLKPGNIFVDEGIVKIGDYGLSKFMSCSRRSGQTGSVGTVHYMAPEIANGRYGKEIDIYALGIILYEMLTGHVPFEGESVGEILMKHLTAEPDVSRLDEPYRTIISRTLAKDLQQRFNTVTELINMLPPVPPGAILTAGARFAGPTVAIGNRSGANVVVGAGGTSAQSAGFSLASEITAAKNARAAPAEDANKPKPAVSDDPIYRWTHDAAAWWERKNFKPWQKLLVLAAVLFMVFNLTEASVMLFHPTGERINVGHLVIIALVCYWIYRRVQAKKAAGNSVNQSAPPIAPAGAVPNQPSAAAPAGTIQQPLPVNYPLRESPTRRRWRKFSDAPLYQPGPPRERFTQLVGSLLLSALVCAVVSLVVMILRGETPDPVAYSWLASSAVLGSWAVLIAAKFWEGTRGDPVLRRFVMLMIGLAFSVVSYGMATWLALPLHYESRFGDIPALGLENNFFDSVGSPRLVAFLAYFAFLFVFVRWWRLADPLRSTRLSIWHTAVTLFCSFLIGLFWPFPQPWGWMLTVTIAIAVQLASPWLTPAERAQLPRPAV